The Sesamum indicum cultivar Zhongzhi No. 13 linkage group LG6, S_indicum_v1.0, whole genome shotgun sequence genome has a segment encoding these proteins:
- the LOC105163598 gene encoding myb-like protein X: MNEQATLMNQQQQQPQPQLMNLNQSMMSMSQMNPQPQPQMVPMNRGYGMWPPPQQFQNLSSNPGAMKPPLSAFKKSLGPRSNWKGKKPPTLNELQQQNRLKTRKFFPRKKFNKNNSVNVNTGAGNNNYNNSRSAPFAPRNTTSFIIRAKKSGGIASLVSPSPMTPAVLPTPIFSPSREVLVDMAKEEWGVDGYGSMKGLIRLRSSGHEMEAHEDEDEDEGGSSESDVEEHVEVERRLDHDLSRFEMIYNPNSVNVGGMDYHNVLENRVDDQDTHIAQLEEENLILKERLFLMERELGDLRRRMQFLERRGNRGEVINEEVVENDSENESESHGEEAHLVEDNNEDSSEDNNMISDGCSKGKCNDGNDCEGFEAAETTEENVVFGVRKGLEDDNDDGLAEADNNDVTVVETKEENNNNELINENKAEEENDAVKDIEEKKNDKSLDVQVIAAINIDVGSSENGVAGDDICMEETGVAKDNMVSQSDVAN, from the exons ATGAACGAGCAAGCAACGCTGATGAATCAACAGCAACAGCAGCCGCAGCCGCAGTTGATGAACTTGAATCAGAGTATGATGAGTATGAGTCAGATGAATCCCCAGCCTCAACCGCAG ATGGTTCCGATGAACAGGGGTTACGGCATGTGGCCTCCACCACAGCAGTTTCAAAACCTCAGCTCTAACCCTGGCGCTATGAAACCACCGTTATCGGCTTTTAAAAAGTCGCTGGGTCCAAGGAGCAACTGGAAGGGCAAGAAG CCTCCAACTCTGAACGAATTGCAGCAGCAGAATCGATTAAAAACCCGGAAGTTCTTTCCAAGGAAGAAGTTTAATAAGAACAATAGTGTAAATGTGAATACGGGTGCcggtaataataattataataattccaGGTCTGCTCCCTTTGCTCCTAGGAATACTACTTCCTTTATAATTAGGGCCAAAAAGAGTGGTGGTATTGCATCATTGGTTTCTCCATCTCCCATGACGCCCGCTGTTTTGCCCACTCCCATATTTTCCCCATCTAGGGAGGTTTTGGTGGACATGGCCAAAGAAGAGTGGGGTGTTGATGGATATGGATCTATGAAAGGTCTGATTAGGTTGAGGTCATCTGGACATGAAATGGAGGCTCatgaggatgaggatgaaGATGAAGGAGGTTCGAGTGAGAGCGATGTGGAGGAACACGTCGAGGTGGAGAGGAGGTTGGACCATGATTTGAGCCGGTTTGAGATGATTTATAATCCAAACAGTGTCAATGTTGGTGGGATGGATTATCACAATGTGTTGGAAAATCGGGTCGATGATCAGGATACTCATATCGCTCAATTGGAAGAGGAGAACCTGATTTTGAAGGAACGGCTGTTCTTGATGGAGAGGGAGTTGGGGGATTTGAGGAGGAGGATGCAGTTTCTAGAGAGGAGGGGAAACAGAGGGGAGGTGATTAATGAGGAGGTAGTGGAGAATGACTCTGAAAATGAAAGTGAGAGTCACGGCGAAGAAGCACATTTGGTGGAGGACAATAATGAAGATTCTAGTGaagataataatatgattagtGATGGGTGTTCCAAGGGGAAATGTAATGATGGTAATGATTGTGAAGGCTTTGAAGCAGCAGAAACTACAGAGGAAAATGTTGTGTTTGGTGTTCGGAAGGGACTAGAGgatgataatgatgatggACTTGCTGAAGCTGATAATAATGATGTTACAGTTGTTGAAACTAAAGAAGAGAATAACAATAATGAGCTTATCAATGAAAATAAAGCTGAGGAAGAGAATGATGCTGTTAAAGAtatagaagagaagaagaatgaCAAATCCCTGGATGTGCAAGTGATTGCTGCGATT
- the LOC105163531 gene encoding callose synthase 3, whose product MSSRGGSTQQNPQLQRRITRTQTVGNLGESIFDSEVVPSSLVEIAPILRVANEVEPSNPRVAYLCRFYAFEKAHRLDPTSSGRGVRQFKTALLQRLERENDPTLMGRVKKSDAREMQSFYQHYYRKYIQALQNAADKADRAQLTKAYQTANVLFEVLKAVNQTQAVEVDREILETHDKVAEKTEIYVPYNILPLDPDSANQAIMKYPEIQAAVVALRNTRGLPWPKDYKKKKDEDILDWLQAMFGFQKDNVANQREHLILLLANVHIRQFPKPDQQPKLDERALDEVMKKLFKNYKKWCKYLDRKSSLWLPTIQQEVQQRKLLYMGLYLLIWGEAANLRFMPECLCYIYHHMAFELYGMLAGNVSPMTGENVKPAYGGEEEAFLKKVVTPIYEVIAREAARSKKAKSKHSQWRNYDDLNEYFWSVDCFRLGWPMRADADFFCKPVDQLQSERNEENRPVRDRWMGKVNFVEIRSYWHIFRSFDRMWSFFILCLQAMIIIAWNGSGQPSSVFDADVFKKVLSIFITAAILKLGQAILDVILSWKARRSMSFHVKLRYILKVVSAAAWVVILPVTYAYTWENPPGFAQTIKSWFGNGSSSPSLFILAVVIYLSPNMLAGVLFLFPFIRRFLESSNYKIVMLMMWWSQPRLYVGRGMHESTFSLFKYTLFWVLLIITKLAFSFYIEIKPLVGPTQAIMNVHISIYQWHEFFPQAKNNIGVVIALWAPVILVYFMDSQIWYAIFSTLFGGIYGAFRRLGEIRTLGMLRSRFQSLPGAFNACLIPEEKAEPAKKKGLKATFSRKFEVIPSSKEKEAARFAQLWNKIITSFREEDLISNREMDLLLVPYWADRDLELMQWPPFLLASKIPIAVDMAKDSNGKDSELKKRIKSDDYMYSAVCECYASFRNIVKFLVRGNREKEVIEYIFSEVDKHIEEDDLLTEYKMSALPSLYELFVKLVKYLLANKQEDRDQVVILFQDMLEVVTRDIMMEDHVSNLLDSIHGGSGHEGMVPLDQQYQLFASAGAIKFPAPESEAWKEKIKRLYLLLTVKESAMDVPSNLEARRRISFFSNSLFMDMPSAPKVRNMLSFSVLTPYYTEEVLFSLPELEVPNEDGVSILFYLQKIFPDEWNNFLERVDCSNEEELRGSDELEEQLRLWASYRGQTLTRTVRGMMYYRKALELQAFLDMAKDDDLMEGYKAIELNEDQMKGERSLWTQCQAVADMKFTYVVSCQLYGIQKRSGDPRAQDILRLMTTYPSLRVAYIDEVEEPSKDRTKKVNDKVYYSTLVKAALPKSNSSEPGQNLDQIIYRIKLPGPAILGEGKPENQNHAIIFTRGEGLQTIDMNQDNYMEEALKMRNLLQEFLKRHDVRHPSILGLREHIFTGSVSSLAWFMSNQETSFVTIGQRLLANPLKVRFHYGHPDVFDRLFHLTRGGVSKASKIINLSEDIFAGFNSTLREGNVTHHEYIQVGKGRDVGLNQISLFEAKIANGNGEQTLSRDLYRLGHRFDFFRMLSCYFTTIGFYFSTLITVLTVYVFLYGRLYLVLSGLEKGLSTQPGIRDNKSLEIALASQSFVQIGFLMALPMMMEIGLEKGFRTALSEFILMQLQLAPVFFTFSLGTKTHYYGRTLLHGGAKYRATGRGFVVFHAKFAENYRLYSRSHFVKGLELMILLLVYQIFGQTYRGAVAYILITVSMWFMVGTWLFAPFLFNPSGFEWQKIVDDWTDWNKWISNRGGIGVPPEKSWESWWEEEQDHLRHSGKRGIIAEIILALRFFIYQYGLVYHLHITRTTKSVWVYGISWLVIFLILFVMKTISVGRRKFSANFQLVFRLIKGLIFVTFVSILAILIALPHMTPRDIVVCILAFMPTGWGLLLIAQACKPIVQKAGFWGSVRTLARGYEIVMGLLLFTPVAFLAWFPFVSEFQTRMLFNQAFSRGLQISRILGGHRKDRSSRNKE is encoded by the exons ATGTCATCACGTGGAGGATCCACACAGCAGAATCCGCAACTGCAGCGGCGGATCACACGCACGCAGACGGTGGGGAATCTTGGGGAGTCTATTTTTGACAGTGAAGTAGTTCCTTCATCTCTGGTGGAAATTGCACCCATTCTTCGTGTTGCCAATGAAGTCGAGCCAAGCAACCCTCGCGTTGCCTACCTCT GTAGGTTTTATGCTTTTGAGAAAGCCCATAGGTTGGATCCCACTTCGAGTGGACGTGGTGTTCGTCAATTTAAAACAGCTCTTTTGCAACGTCTTGAAAGG GAAAATGATCCCACCCTAATGGGAAGAGTAAAAAAAAGTGATGCACGTGAAATGCAGAGCTTTTATCAGCATTACTACAGAAAGTATATCCAAGCTTTGCAAAATGCTGCTGACAAAGCTGATCG TGCACAGCTGACAAAAGCATACCAAACGGCTAATGTTCTTTTTGAGGTTTTGAAAGCAGTTAATCAGACACAGGCTGTGGAAGTTGATCGTGAG ATATTGGAGACTCATGATAAAGTGGCAGAGAAGACAGAAATCTATGTCCCTTATAATATTCTGCCTCTTGATCCTGATAGTGCAAATCAGGCAATCATGAAATATCCAGAG ATTCAAGCCGCTGTAGTTGCACTTCGGAATACCAGAGGTCTTCCTTGGCCAAAGGAttacaagaagaaaaaggatgaAGATATACTTGACTGGCTTCAAGCTATGTTTGGTTTTCAG AAAGATAACGTGGCAAATCAGAGGGAGCATTTGATTTTGCTACTTGCAAATGTACACATACGACAGTTTCCAAAGCCAGATCAACAACCCAAG TTGGATGAGCGTGCTCTAGATGAAGTGATGAAGAAGCTATTCAAGAACTATAAGAAGTGGTGCAAGTATTTGGATCGCAAAAGTAGCCTCTG GTTACCCACTATACAACAAGAAGTCCAACAGcgtaaattgttatatatgGGACTGTATCTTCTTATTTGGGGAGAGGCTGCCAATTTAAGATTCATGCCAGAGTGCCTCTGCTACATATATCATCAT ATGGCTTTTGAACTTTATGGTATGCTTGCCGGAAATGTTAGTCCAATGACTGGGGAAAATGTGAAGCCAGCCTATGGAGGAGAGGAGGAGGCTTTCCTGAAAAAAGTTGTTACTCCAATTTATGAAGTGATTGCTAGG GAAGCTGCAAGAAGcaaaaaagcaaaatcaaAACACTCGCAGTGGAGAAATTATGATGATCTGAATGAATACTTTTG GTCTGTAGATTGTTTCCGTTTAGGTTGGCCCATGCGTGCTGATGCTGATTTTTTCTGTAAGCCTGTGGATCAACTCCAGAGTGAAAGGAATGAG GAAAATAGGCCTGTGAGAGACCGATGGATGGGGAAAGTTAATTTTGTCGAGATCCGATCATATTGGCATATCTTCAGAAGCTTTGACAGAATGTGGAGTTTCTTCATATTGTGCTTGCAG GCCATGATCATTATTGCTTGGAATGGTTCGGGACAGCCAAGTTCGGTTTTTGATGCTGATGTTTTCAAGAAAGTATTAAGCATCTTTATAACTGCTGCAATACTGAAACTTGGGCAAG CCATCCTTGATGTAATTCTGAGTTGGAAAGCTAGAAGGAGTATGTCCTTCCATGTCAAACTACGATACATTCTAAAGGTTGTGTCTGCTGCTGCATGGGTGGTTATCCTCCCTGTTACTTATGCTTATACATGGGAGAATCCTCCTGGATTTGCTCAAACTATCAAAAGTTGGTTTGGCAACGGTTCAAGTTCTCCTTCGTTATTTATCTTGGCTGTAGTTATCTACTTGTCGCCAAATATGCTTGCTGGCgtgcttttcctttttccattCATTCGCCGGTTCCTTGAAAGttccaattataaaattgtgatGCTAATGATGTGGTGGTCACAG CCTCGACTCTATGTTGGAAGGGGAATGCATGAAAGCACATTTTCTCTCTTCAA GTATACACTATTCTGGGTGCTTCTTATCATTACAAAGCTGGCTTTCAGTTTTTATATCGAG ATTAAGCCTCTGGTTGGTCCAACACAGGCTATCATGAATGTTCATATATCAATCTACCAGTGGCATGAGTTTTTTCCCCAAG CTAAGAACAACATAGGTGTCGTGATTGCGCTCTGGGCCCCAGTTATTCTT GTTTATTTCATGGATTCTCAGATCTGGTATGCTATATTCTCTACACTGTTTGGAGGTATATATGGTGCATTCCGTCGCCTTGGAGAG attCGAACGCTAGGAATGCTTAGATCCCGATTCCAGTCATTGCCTGGTGCTTTTAATGCCTGTTTAATTCCAGAGGAGAAAGCTGAGCCAGCTAAAAAGAAAGGACTGAAGGCCACCTTTTCCCGGAAGTTTGAAGTG ATTCCATCCAGTAAGGAAAAGGAAGCTGCAAGATTTGCTCAGTTGtggaacaaaattattacaagttTCAGAGAGGAGGATCTTATTAGTAATAG GGAAATGGATCTGTTGCTTGTTCCATATTGGGCTGATCGTGATTTGGAGCTGATGCAGTGGCCTCCATTTTTGCTTGCAAGCAAG ATCCCAATAGCAGTGGATATGGCTAAAGACAGTAATGGCAAGGACAGCGAACTGAAAAAGCGGATTAAGTCCGATGATTATATGTATTCTGCTGTCTGTGAGTGTTACGCTTCATTCCGGAACAtcgtaaaatttttagttcgTGGCAATCGAGAGAAAGA AGTTATTGAGTACATATTTTCTGAAGTTGACAAGCATATCGAGGAGGATGATCTATTAACTGAATATAAGATGAGTGCTCTTCCAAGTCTGTATGAGCTTTTTGTTAAGCTTGTAAAATACCTG CTAGCTAATAAACAGGAGGACAGAGATCAAGTTGTCATTCTTTTCCAGGATATGCTGGAAGTGGTGACCCGAGATATAATGATGGAAGATCATGTATCCAA CTTGTTAGATTCAATTCATGGTGGGTCGGGACATGAAGGAATGGTTCCTCTTGATCAGCAGTATCAGTTATTTGCTTCAGCTGGTGCCATCAAATTTCCAGCTCCTGAATCGGAGGCTTGGAAAGAGAAG ATCAAGAGGTTGTACTTGTTGCTAACGGTGAAGGAATCTGCTATGGATGTACCATCGAACTTAGAAGCCAGGAGGCGTATTTCCTTCTTCTCCAATTCCTTGTTTATGGACATGCCTTCAGCTCCTAAAGTCCGCAATATGTTATCTTTCTC TGTTTTGACTCCATATTACACGGAGGAGGTTCTCTTCTCATTGCCTGAGCTAGAAGTACCGAATGAGGATGGTGTTTCCATTCTATTTTACTTGCAGAAAATTTTCCCAG ATGAATGGAACAATTTTCTGGAGCGTGTGGACTGTTCCAATGAAGAAGAACTTAGAGGGTCTGATGAATTGGAAGAACAGCTACGCCTGTGGGCATCCTATAGGGGCCAAACATTGACCAGGACTG TTAGAGGAATGATGTATTATCGCAAAGCTCTGGAACTCCAAGCATTTCTTGATATGGCTAAGGATGATG ATTTAATGGAAGGCTATAAGGCCATTGAGTTGAATGAGGATCAGATGAAGGGAGAGAGGTCGCTCTGGACACAATGTCAAGCAGTGGCTGATATGAAGTTTACATATGTTGTGTCTTGCCAGTTATACGGTATACAAAAACGGTCTGGAGATCCTCGTGCACAAGATATATTGAGACTTATGACAAC GTATCCATCTCTTCGAGTAGCATATATTGATGAAGTTGAAGAACCAAGTAAAGACAGAACCAAGAAGGTTAATGATAAGGTTTACTATTCCACTCTAGTGAAGGCTGCTTTGCCAAAGTCAAATTCTTCAGAGCCAGGGCAGAATCTGGATCAG ATTATCTACCGTATAAAACTTCCAGGCCCTGCTATCCTGGGTGAAGGGAAGCCTGAAAATCAGAATCATGCGATTATTTTCACACGTGGAGAAGGCTTACAAACAATTGATATGAATCAG GATAACTACATGGAAGAAGCtttgaaaatgagaaatttgcttcaagaatttcttaaaAGGCATGATGTTAGGCACCCATCAATTCTTGGCCTGAGGGAACACATTTTCACTGGAAG TGTTTCTTCTCTTGCATGGTTTATGTCTAATCAAGAAACAAGTTTTGTTACTATCGGTCAGCGATTGCTGGCCAACCCTCTTAA GGTTCGGTTTCACTATGGTCACCCAGATGTATTTGATAGACTGTTTCACCTTACGAGAGGTGGGGTAAGCAAAGCTTCCAAGATTATCAACCTGAGTGAGGACATATTTGCTG GCTTCAATTCTACACTTCGTGAAGGCAATGTAACCCATCATGAATACATACAAGTTGGTAAAGGGAGGGATGTAGGGCTTAATCAGATTTCTCTATTTGAGGCAAAAATTGCCAATGGAAATGGAGAACAAACATTGAGTCGTGATTTATATAGGCTGGGGCATCGTTTTGACTTCTTTCGAATGCTATCGTGCTACTTCACCACCATTGGTTTCTACTTCAGTACCTTG ATTACTGTTCTCACTGTCTATGTGTTTCTTTATGGCCGCCTCTATCTTGTTCTTAGCGGTCTAGAAAAAGGCTTAAGTACACAACCAGGAATTCGAGACAATAAGTCTCTTGAAATTGCTCTGGCCTCTCAGTCCTTTGTGCAAATTGGCTTTCTGATGGCTCTTCCTATGATGATGGAAATTGGATTGGAAAAGGGTTTCCGAACTGCATTAAGTGAATTCATACTCATGCAGCTACAGTTGGCACCCGTGTTTTTCACCTTCTCACTTGGAACTAAGACCCATTATTACGGGAGGACATTACTCCATGGAGGTGCAAAATATAGGGCCACGGGTCGTGGGTTTGTCGTGTTCCATGCAAAATTTGCTGAGAACTATCGGCTGTACTCTCGCAGCCACTTTGTTAAGGGGCTTGAGCTAATGATATTGCTTCttgtttatcaaatatttggcCAGACCTACAGAGGTGCGGTTGCATATATCCTGATCACTGTATCCATGTGGTTTATGGTGGGGACCTGGCTCTTTGCTCCATTCCTCTTCAATCCGTCTGGTTTTGAGTGGCAAAAGATTGTTGATGATTGGACTGACTGGAACAAGTGGATCAGTAACAGAGGAGGTATCGGTGTGCCTCCAGAGAAGAGTTGGGAATCATGGTGGGAGGAGGAGCAAGATCATCTCCGTCATTCTGGAAAGCGTGGTATCATTGCTGAGATAATACTAGCACTAAGGTTTTTCATTTATCAGTATGGGCTGGTCTATCACTTGCACATCACCAGGACTACCAAAAGCGTTTGG GTATACGGCATATCATGGCTGGTGATCTTCCTGATACTCTTTGTCATGAAG ACGATATCAGTGGGACGTAGGAAATTCAGCGCAAATTTCCAACTCGTCTTCCGTCTCATCAAGGGTTTGATCTTTGTTACGTTCGTCTCCATCCTTGCTATTCTGATCGCTCTCCCTCACATGACGCCAAGAGACATCGTTGTCTGCATACTTGCCTTCATGCCAACCGGCTGGGGCTTGCTTCTG ATTGCACAAGCATGCAAACCCATCGTCCAAAAAGCTGGATTCTGGGGCTCAGTTCGAACTCTAGCACGTGGCTATGAAATCGTTATGGGATTGCTTCTCTTCACACCAGTGGCCTTTCTCGCATGGTTCCCTTTCGTGTCCGAATTCCAGACTCGAATGTTGTTCAACCAAGCTTTCAGTAGAGGTCTTCAGATTTCTCGTATTCTTGGTGGGCATAGGAAAGACAGGTCCTCCAGGAACAAGGAGTAG
- the LOC105163600 gene encoding putative E3 ubiquitin-protein ligase LIN-1, with the protein MAMSLEDLLAEEGFKRRKAKIKPRTSFASEGRGVTSYRGNHESGTLLKRTDRTRSEIPRYDSKGEFSISSSFTGGKPRDNLMRRGKIDVEYEKRTRTSMYHERRGHRDSWDAKRFSTGPSKDLLGSEITEVVESDEIVEVGRNRLYKDIYSKRVLGHEEDEESERHGSNIVIDDKETRKNSLKQPCSSESFKGNNRRSMKQPQSSDNRPTGMPVNDKNLDDSRSIRQPKFEQAIATPALDEVAVKAIISILNGYIKRFVKDEEFRTSLHHNSFASLNFIGIDDGQDTESKIIQNLEQAIETVERAAEETATAKELKRAAMQLSVITGLNSNALKDGFTSGIPNFKLSACAHFYLSVIYMLQKKDGIAAKHLLQVFCDSPFQARTTLLPELWENVFLPHLLHLKLWYNKESQSLADSPVLMNLRRLEKVYNESLDSGTYRFAMYYKDWITEGGEAPSVPLIKIPSISLQLMPTDGLHGHTSSPASHVSPQPMVSKKLYDEVFRHSHKSGVELQAYEEENFDVSAKSSNSPAPEDKQLILCSHDSVTSTNRNFEPDGDSSSDILPLDEEAPRLHSSAVANLHVNYRACRGNSPVDENKFLLEWPENRVIELKQIEKSVHNAEQQENFDDSRGKPSLFSIPKDFLCPLTGLLFEDPVTLETGQTFEREAIIDWFGKGWLTCPVTRKTLQCRAVPPTNLILKRVIDKWKADHFENLLALLSQLAAGLNENIEVDDSMTICMLEQLLIIFSKDERIMNARRIISFGGLQFLLRRFHCGSTEERTFILPLLSCCIEADSGCRNDVARNINRSILLQLLHGEHLKLRTDAMLLLAELICLNRRNEAKRFLEGLHDEGIINAMDDLLVYLQTCTLEQTPLVAVLLLHLDLLSETHCSSNIYRQEAVDALTTTLERSLSNETIQKKCSRALLILGGIFSSSGKLMTEDWILKLAGFLNGPDWDITDKEASDITADAIARSVDLLTEDGDEDNAREMWLMSLSPSLLGDGKKSFLETVSKCLRLGNSDLVRVCLTTVAWLSSSLASLPDTEFQLLAFSALFPPLKQCLEHGKLVEHRILASLSLLNFSTIPECSILLKKIAEEIGSCLENLAEVTWTAKELSTVISRQWR; encoded by the exons ATGGCAATGTCGTTGGAGGACCTCCTGGCCGAGGAAGGTTTTAAGAGGCGGAAAGCGAAAATAAAGCCCAGAACTTCATTTGCTTCAGAAGGAAGAGGTGTGACTTCTTACAGGGGTAACCACGAATCTGGTACTTTGCTAAAGAGGACAGATAGGACAAGGTCTGAGATTCCTCGGTATGACTCAAAAGGAGAATTTTCAATAAGTAGCAGCTTTACGGGTGGGAAGCCGAGGGATAATCTTATGCGTAGGGGGAAAATAGACGTGGAGTATGAGAAGAGAACGAGAACTAGTATGTATCATGAAAGAAGAGGCCATCGAGATTCATGGGATGCTAAGAGATTCAGCACAGGTCCATCCAAAGATTTACTAGGTTCTGAGATAACTGAGGTGGTTGAGAGTGATGAGATAGTTGAAGTGGGAAGGAATAGGCTGTATAAAGATATATACTCGAAGAGAGTTCTTGGTCATGAGGAGGACGAGGAAAGTGAGAGACACGGGAGCAATATAGTGATAGATGACAAGGAAACTAGGAAGAACTCTTTGAAACAACCTTGTTCTTCTGAAAGCTTTAAGGGTAATAATCGGAGAAGCATGAAACAACCTCAGAGCTCTGATAACAGACCAACTGGGATGCCtgtaaatgacaaaaatttgGATGACAGTAGGAGCATAAGACAACCTAAGTTTGAACAGGCTATAGCAACTCCTGCTCTCGATGAAGTTGCTGTTAAAGCAATTATTTCTATCTTGAATGGATACATAAAACGTTTTGTCAAGGATGAGGAGTTTAGGACATCCCTTCATCATAACAGTTTTGCCTCTTTGAACTTTATTGGAATAGATGACGGCCAGGATACTGAAAgcaaaatcatacaaaatcTGGAACAAGCTATAGAAACAGTCGAAAGGGCTGCTGAGGAGACTGCAACAGCAAAAGAACTGAAAAGAGCTGCAATGCAGCTTAGTGTTATCACGGGATTAAACTCCAATGCATTGAAAGATGGATTCACGTCTGGAATTCCTAACTTTAAGTTGTCAGCTTGTGCTCATTTCTATCTCAGTGTGATATACATGCTTCAGAAAAAAGATGGGATTGCAGCAAAACATCTTCTTCAAGTGTTCTGTGATTCACCCTTCCAGGCACGGACAACATTGCTGCCTGAGTTATGGGAAAATGTATTTCTTCCTCATCTTTTACATTTGAAGCTCTGGTACAATAAAGAATCTCAATCTTTAGCAGATTCGCCCGTATTGATGAATCTAAGGCGTCTTGAGAAAGTCTATAACGAAAGTCTTGACTCAGGAACTTACAGATTTGCAATGTACTATAAAGACTGGATAACTGAGGGAGGTGAAGCACCTTCAGTCCCTCTGATCAAAATCCCTTCAATCTCTCTCCAACTGATGCCAACAGATGGCTTGCACGGCCATACAAGTAGTCCTGCTAGTCACGTCTCACCTCAACCAATGGTTAGTAAAAAGTTATATGATGAAGTATTCAGACATTCACATAAATCAGGTGTTGAATTACAAGCTTATGAAGAAGAGAACTTTGATGTAAGTGCTAAAAGCTCCAATAGTCCAGCTCCAGAAGACAAACAATTGATATTATGCTCTCATGACTCAGTCACAAGCACAAATCGGAACTTTGAACCCGACGGTGATTCTTCCAGT GATATTTTACCTCTGGATGAGGAAGCCCCGAGATTGCATTCATCAGCAGTGGCAAATCTTCATGTAAATTATCGAGCCTGTCGTGGAAATTCCCCTGTAGATGAAAATAAGTTTCTACTTGAGTGGCCAGAAAATCGAGTGATTGAACTGAAACAAATCGAGAAATCAGTTCACAATGCTGAACAGCAGGAGAACTTTGACGACTCAAGGGGAAAGCCTTCTCTATTTAGCATACCCAAAGATTTTCTATGCCCCCTGACTGGTCTTCTTTTTGAAGATCCAGTGACTCTCGAGACTGGACAAACCTTCGAGCGTGAAGCTATCATAGACTGGTTTGGTAAAGGGTGGTTAACTTGTCCGGTAACCAGAAAAACATTACAATGCCGAGCTGTGCCACCTACCAATCTCATTTTGAAGCGCGTTATTGATAAATGGAAAGCAGATCATTTTGAGAATCTCTTGGCTTTACTCTCTCAATTAGCAGCaggtttgaatgaaaatatagaaGTAGATGATAGTATGACCATATGCATGTTAGAGCAGCTTTTGATTATTTTCAGTAAAGACGAGAGAATAATGAATGCAAGACGGATTATATCTTTCGGAGGCCTGCAGTTTCTACTAAGAAGATTTCACTGTGGAAGCACTGAGGAGAGGACGTTTATTTTACCGTTGCTATCCTGTTGCATCGAAGCTGATTCAGGCTGCAGGAATGATGTTGCTAGAAACATAAACAGGTCGATTCTTCTACAACTACTTCACGGTGAGCACTTAAAGTTGAGAACAGATGCAATGTTACTGCTGGCAGAGCTAATTTGCTTGAACAG GAGGAACGAGGCGAAGCGCTTTCTGGAAGGCCTCCATGATGAAGGGATAATTAATGCGATGGATGATTTGCTCGTATATCTCCAGACCTGCACCTTGGAGCAGACACCTCTAGTCGCTGTTCTGCTTCTGCATCTTGATCTTCTG TCAGAAACACACTGTTCAAGCAACATATACAGACAGGAGGCTGTTGATGCTCTTACAACCACTTTGGAGAGAAGCTTATCCAATGAAACAATCCAGAAGAAGTGTTCCAGAGCCCTCCTAATCCTTGGAGGCATCTTCTCTTCATCAGGAAAACTTATGACAGAGGATTGGATCTTAAAACTAGCCGGATTTCTCAATGGCCCCGACTGGGATATTACTGACAAGGAAGCTAGTGACATAACAGCTGATGCAATAGCGAGATCG gtgGATCTTCTGACTGAAGATGGCGACGAAGACAATGCCCGGGAGATGTGGTTAATGAGTTTGTCGCCTTCGCTTCTTGGGGACGGGAAGAAGTCATTCTTGGAAACTGTTTCCAAGTGTTTGCGTCTAGGGAACTCAGATTTGGTTAGGGTGTGTTTGACAACAGTGGCTTGGTTGAGCTCTTCACTTGCTTCATTGCCTGATACAGAGTTTCAGCTTTTGGCATTTTCTGCTCTTTTTCCTCCACTCAAACAATGCCTAGAACATGGGAAGCTGGTTGAACATAGGATTCTTGCTTCACTGTCTCTGCTTAATTTCAGTACAATTCcag AATGTAGTATACTGCTAAAGAAGATTGCTGAGGAGATTGGCTCTTGTCTAGAAAACCTGGCAGAGGTAACATGGACAGCTAAAGAGTTGTCCACCGTTATTTCCAGACAATGGAGGTAG